The nucleotide window ACCTAATCGTTTTTTGATGAAAAAGGATAGACTGAAAGCAACTCCGAAATTCAAAAAAAAGTAATTAACCCAACCTCAAAGAACGTTTTTAAACAAGCTATAACACCACCATCTATACTAACAAGACCTAGATTTTAAATCGAACAACTTAAATTAATAAATATGAAGAAAAGTATAAGTTTAATTTTATTACCTTTTTTATTTTCGTGCCAAAATATTAGTAATGAAGATATATATGGAAAATATTCACCCATATCATACAAAAATACATATGACACTTTAACGATTAACAAGGATGGGGTTTATAACAGAGTAATTTACAATATAAAAGGGAAGAAAGTGTTGAATTACAATTCGAAATACAAATTAGAAGGTAACACAATAAAGTTTAATGATTTTTATTTAAATTTTGATAAAGATTTAATTGCCTTTCCAGAAGATGTGAATGATACTGATATGACCTATACTACTTTTTTTGAGAAAAAAGATAAGAATATTATACTTTGCTTTGGCTACCATGATGGGGAGAATTGTTATAAAAAGATTATAGAATAAAAAAAACACTGAACAAAGCCCCAACTGGCAAAGTCTCCTGACTTTGAGCCAATAACAAAAGTAATTCCAATACAATATGCCCCAAAGTAGGATAATAAAACAAAACCACTGCATTGCAGTGGTTTTTATCATTTTATTGGAAGTTTTATCTCAAAAAGCCTTACTTATCAAGCAGCTTCTCCAGTCTGCTCATCATTTCATCCTTTTCCTTCAGCATTCTTTCGTAAAGCGCGATTTTTTCTTCGTGAAGTTGAACAATTTTATCAATAGGATTAATATTTTGAACTTCGATTCTATTATTAAACATTGCATTATCTGAAAATGTACAGGAAATTAGGTTCACCGCCTGTTCCTCATCAAAATTCTGAAAAGCTTCTACGGGGATTTTCAGTACTTCGGATATTTTTTCCAGCAGTTGGTTTTCAATGGTTTCTCTTTGTTCAAGTAAAGAGATCTTTTTTTGGTTCCAGTCGTC belongs to Chryseobacterium gleum and includes:
- a CDS encoding helix-turn-helix domain-containing protein, with the protein product MDHKIHQGRNVKRFREMLGIKQEALALDLGDDWNQKKISLLEQRETIENQLLEKISEVLKIPVEAFQNFDEEQAVNLISCTFSDNAMFNNRIEVQNINPIDKIVQLHEEKIALYERMLKEKDEMMSRLEKLLDK